Below is a window of Arabidopsis thaliana chromosome 2, partial sequence DNA.
aaaagatataaaaaaggTACAACTTTTCTACCCAATGAATCAATTGGGATAGACAGTAACTAACAAATCAAGAGTTTAGAAATATAAGAGAGTATAGGTACGAAAATTATGCTGGGTATATACATGTCCGCTTATTTCATCATTAGCTCCAACCAATTGTaatgtgttcttcttctcatcatcagtAATTCAGTTTACAAACATTCGTTGACACCCAAAGCTTGGAAGTCtcagaaaaaatgtaaaatgtgCACAAGTAAGTAAGTAACTACATGACGTACACGCTGCCTTTGAAACGTTTGCATGTCAAAAGATAATGACCATAgatgaatacaaaaaaaaaatgcaattttGTCCTAAAATCTTGTCAAACAGACCAATTAAACCATTAAACCATTACGTCATTGAATGCAAGTTTCTAACTAAGAAATTCTAAGTTTGCTcaacatacaaaataataatttagttgTGAATTGCATTTAGCTTTTGAAGTAAGTGAATTGCCCAATTGTAATCCAATCTGTAAATTAAAGACATTACGTTTTCTCTATAATTATGATGACTTATGCATCAAAGTATCAAACATGAATGTAACAAACTTGACAGTAAATACACCTGGAGAAAGAGGATGCTGAAAAGAAACTTACAAAGAACTTGTCAACTAATGGTCGTCCCATGCTTGGATGTTACGTTCTCTACAGAAGTTTCAAAAGAAGACCAAACTGagataaagagaaagcaaGCGAGTGAGATATTGCTACAGaagacattgttttgttttgtagcaTGAGATAATACAAAAACGAAATTGCAGAGTAAAataagagatgaaagaagatTAGTAAAAAGTATGAGAATTAATttaccattaaaaaaacacttgAGCTTCCATTAAGATATTAAATTCACCCTTGTTTTAAGGCAACTGTTCCGATGAGAAGCCAAAATTTGTCGCTGTTCCTTGAGTGTTTGTGAGACAGGAGAATCATATGCATTGATTGTATTAAAGAATAATCCtatggaaaaagagaaatcgAATTCAGTCAAATAAAgcagaaacaaagcaaaaaaaaaaaaaaaaaaaaagccataGAAATCTAGAAGAAGGATATATGATTTTCGGATCTATGGagaattctatatatataaaacaaaattacaaacagaAATAGAAAATGGTAAATTGGTTCATTGAGATGAACAAAGTACCTGATTTCTGAGTAATCGATTAATGATGTTGAGAAACCCATCTTTGAGATTTTACACAGTAGTCATGGAGTTtttggaagagagaaagtggaGATGTGGAGATCGTGGGGATGAAAGAGAAAATCgtttgagaaagaaacaaagttaaataaaaacgACACATAAAAATCCTGcgtgaaaatgaaagaataaaaaaatagtactAAGGTGATGTGTCAATCACTGAATGCATCAGTTATTGGAAAAGTGACTGCTGATTTAGTATAATTAGATGTTATTggattatgattttatatttttttcttcacaaattaTACTCTTTGCTTCTCTATAATTTCTAATTTCTGTGAAAATTCACCAcacaaacaatttttaaaacaaagcaTTAATCCAACACATGAAAAGTAAATATCCAACCAAACTTCAAGTTTTTCATGGATGGTTCCATGTTCATAGCTTACTTCACAAATACCATAATTATTGTGTTTATACGTGTGATTTTCACTTTGGTAGAGATGATTTTTATAGAAGAGGGGAATATATTACACAATATTTTGGAGATATGTTATcattttggaaaaattataaatcaaaatatacaaaactctctaatgtaataatttaaaatctttaattttatctactttctatatattttaaaagttttgtaatCGCAACTCTacatttttttccctttctatttttttctacttttcgGTTTTACCTCTCCGTAAATAGAATAGACCAATTTCCTCATTTCCTTGTCGACCGGATCCACAGCTTCCCTGCATAGAAAGGAGAGAATAATATTCATCATACGGACGGACAAATTCAAAGtaccaaaacaaacacaattcAGAGTAGTGGCGTACGGGAGAGAGAGTAACCTTGTCAATGTTGTAAAATAttcaaagtaagaaaaaaaaaagaccctTTTAAATCGGAACCAAACATAAATCTGAAAttggggttttgtttttctttacttgactcacaagtttcttttttcttttttattttttattttttcttttaaaccaCAATATGCTTCTAACGCCAACATTTGGCTTCCTTTAATTTGGTCGACTTATATCTAGTACTAAAACTCTCATTAATACTAATTAAGATGTAGTAAGTATATTGTGTTAAATCAATTACAATGTAAAAGATTGACTTGTCTCAATGGTTTTTTACATGCAAAAAGTATTATCCAGACACAAAAACCATCAGCTCTCTATCTATCGATCGATCACATATGTCCTAGTCTTCAATCACTTGTTTCCTTACTATTCCTCTGCATTGTGGACCTCCATATGCCTTGAAATTCATGTAGAAGATTGCATTGCTGGCCTTCAGTTTCATACTCGACTCTATATCTTCCCTTGTTTGCACTACTACTTTCTTCATCTCAAATGGTAAATAAGCTCTCTGCAAAATACAATCCAATTAGTTGATAGCCCAAACACAACGCATCTCTAGCTATACTATTCAAATTATCCTCACCAGGTCAAAGTCCCACTTGGAGagcatatataaataaagcCATTCTTTGTCTCGCAAACCCGATTCCTTCACCTGCGCAATTGTAATAACAATAGTTTGGCATTTCTGAAAACAGAACCGTGTACTGAAAATCtgttaaaactaaaaattcacCTCATAGAACTGTTGGTTCCTATTAATGCATCACCCTCAAGCCACTTATGCATATCACCTCTACAAAAGTCATCAACAGCATTTGGATCCCatatcaaatcttcttctccagttcCTATAACATTTCTGAATGGATTGGTCGTAATTCCAAAGAATCGAGATATATACCCAACAGTTCAACACTAATATACTAATTCAAAAccatatattcaaaacagaacCATATACGGTTCCTTGTTCCTTGTAAACTAAACAGTGGGAAGTTTGTTTTAAGATCCGAAGTGTTGAAAATATGTTTCACATTTCATCAAGTGCTAAGGAAAGACAGAACAATATACGGTTCATCAAGTGCAACACTACAAAGTAGTGGAAATATCATCAAGCAACACTACAATCATCAAGGTTCCTTCTAGTCATAAACTCCAAAAATCTACTCTTATGTTCAGCCCTAGGAAACGCTATAAAACCCTGCCGACTCGCTTCATCAGCTATAAGATGGTCAATTGATGTCTTGTGAAATGGAGACCACATCCTAACTCCAGGCAATCCATTAAGCGTCTCTAGTACACTCTTAACGCTAGATGCATGCTCCCGCTCCAACATCAGTTCCACTattctattcttcttctcaagaGCTTCAGTCTGCTTTACATAAGCTTCAACAACCATATCTTTCTCTTTAcgcctttttttttgcttttgaactTCCATTTTGAGTTTGTGTCTGTTTCTCTACCATTGGCACTGACACGTCTTTGTCAACAGAATCAGCTTCATCATCCAAATCATCTACAATACCTTTCTGAGAGAGCCTCTCGTCGCAAGAAGCACGGCTgcatcaatcaaacaaacgAAAATGAATGAAACTTAATAACTTAACCCAGTCAACTAGAATCAGCTGAGTTGATGTCATACATTCATAACTGGctagagaatatatatatcagaccAACACAGTAAACAACAGAGATTCAAGTTCTGCAGTGTTGCAGTGTTGATAGGCCTATAGGCCCAAGTGAGCCAACTTATGTCTTTTGACTTGTCGTCTGTCTGAGgaaatctctctctattctAGCTTTGTAGATAAAAGAAACCATTTAGAGTATTGGATCAACAACCATGGATTTTACATTGTGGCCAGAACATTTATTGTCAATGGAATTGTTTAAGCAAGACATGACTTTGATCACACAGCTTAGGCGTTTTATACGTCTTTTGTTTCTCCCTCTCACACACACCGGAATGGTAAAGTTTATAGACAACAAAAGTTTATCTATCACTGGAACCTTACAACTATACAAGAAATGTCGTCTGTGCTTTGCTTAGAGACTGCTTCTTCTATCAACTCCTTGGCTGCCGCTTGTGGATCTTTTATGCTTTTGATCAAATCCACCGCTTCTTGGTTCGACATCACCTGATAATTAATGCAACACTCGTCAAGACATTGTTAAAGATTTCATCACTCTGATGATAACATGGGACGAGATCTCAAATACCTTCCAAACTCCATCACTTGCGAAAAGGATAAACTCAGTCTCATGATCGATATTCTCGTCTCTTATGTCTGGATCTGAGCTCAGA
It encodes the following:
- a CDS encoding hypothetical protein (DUF626) (Protein of unknown function (DUF626); CONTAINS InterPro DOMAIN/s: Protein of unknown function DUF626, Arabidopsis thaliana (InterPro:IPR006462); BEST Arabidopsis thaliana protein match is: Protein of unknown function (DUF626) (TAIR:AT2G20620.1); Has 62 Blast hits to 62 proteins in 2 species: Archae - 0; Bacteria - 0; Metazoa - 0; Fungi - 0; Plants - 62; Viruses - 0; Other Eukaryotes - 0 (source: NCBI BLink).) — its product is MVVEAYVKQTEALEKKNRIVELMLEREHASSVKSVLETLNGLPGVRMWSPFHKTSIDHLIADEASRQGFIAFPRAEHKRTGEEDLIWDPNAVDDFCRGDMHKWLEGEGIGFARQRMALFIYALQRAYLPFEMKKVVVQTREDIESSMKLKASNAIFYMNFKAYGGPQCRGIVRKQVIED